In Chitinivorax sp. PXF-14, a single window of DNA contains:
- a CDS encoding DNA-3-methyladenine glycosylase produces the protein MSVSKIVPPPYWEQATAALSDVDEVLAKLIANNRGLHMRSRGDAFTTLARSVVAQQVSTKAAESIWQRFVERVCDVNPETVLKHEQADLQACGLSSRKALYLHELSRYFIAQPFMLAEWEALNDDEVIQRLTTIKGIGQWTAEMFLIFFMARPNVLPVDDIGLQRAMSMHYNDGQPISKLKMREIARRWAPWHSVATWYMWRSLEPLPVQY, from the coding sequence ATGTCCGTCAGCAAGATCGTCCCGCCGCCCTATTGGGAGCAGGCAACGGCAGCCTTGTCCGACGTGGACGAGGTGCTGGCCAAGCTGATCGCCAATAACCGCGGCCTGCACATGCGCAGCCGCGGCGACGCCTTCACCACGCTGGCCCGCTCGGTTGTCGCGCAGCAGGTGTCCACCAAGGCTGCTGAGTCCATCTGGCAGCGTTTCGTCGAGCGTGTCTGCGACGTCAATCCCGAGACCGTCCTCAAGCACGAGCAGGCTGACCTGCAGGCTTGTGGCCTGTCGAGCCGCAAGGCGCTGTATCTGCACGAGCTGTCGCGCTACTTCATCGCCCAGCCGTTCATGCTGGCGGAGTGGGAGGCGCTCAATGACGATGAGGTGATCCAACGGCTCACGACCATCAAGGGGATCGGCCAGTGGACGGCCGAAATGTTCCTGATCTTCTTCATGGCGCGCCCGAACGTGTTGCCGGTGGACGATATCGGCTTGCAACGCGCGATGAGCATGCATTACAACGACGGCCAGCCGATCAGCAAATTGAAGATGCGCGAGATCGCCCGACGTTGGGCGCCCTGGCACTCGGTTGCGACCTGGTATATGTGGCGCAGCCTGGAGCCGTTGCCCGTTCAGTATTGA
- a CDS encoding dicarboxylate/amino acid:cation symporter has translation MKKPFYQVLYVQVLFAIAAGVLLGYFEPKLGVNLKPLGEGFIKLVKMIIAPVIFCTVVHGIAGMQDMKKVGRVGGKALLYFEVVSTFALLIGLVVANTLKPGAGFNANLAALDTKAIADFTAKAHAQGTVDFILNIIPTTFVDAFAKGDILQVLLLAILFGFSLSALGDKGKPVLDLVEQFSKVVFGIVNIVMKAAPIGAFGAMAFTIGKYGIDALIPMAKLMGSFYLTCALFVLLVLGTIARATGFSIIRFIAYIKEELLIVLGTSSSESALPRLMSKMERLGCSRPVVGLVVPTGYSFNLDGTNIYMTMAALFIAQATNTDLTLTQQLTILAVAMLTSKGASGITGAGFITLASTLAVVPSIPVAGMALILGIDRFMSEARALTNFIGNAVATVVVSRWEKELDHAKLQRVLSGQADEEPVMPAIDLGLPELATLAAASR, from the coding sequence GTGAAAAAGCCCTTCTACCAAGTCCTGTACGTGCAGGTCCTGTTCGCCATCGCCGCCGGCGTGCTGCTTGGCTATTTCGAGCCCAAGCTGGGCGTCAATCTCAAGCCGCTCGGCGAAGGCTTCATCAAGCTGGTGAAGATGATCATTGCTCCAGTGATCTTCTGCACCGTTGTGCATGGCATCGCCGGCATGCAGGACATGAAGAAGGTCGGGCGCGTGGGCGGTAAGGCGCTGCTGTATTTCGAGGTCGTCTCGACCTTCGCCTTGCTGATCGGTTTGGTCGTCGCCAACACATTGAAGCCCGGAGCGGGTTTCAACGCCAATCTGGCGGCGCTCGATACCAAGGCGATCGCCGATTTCACCGCGAAGGCGCATGCCCAGGGCACGGTGGACTTCATCCTCAACATCATTCCGACTACCTTCGTCGATGCCTTCGCCAAGGGCGACATCCTGCAGGTGCTGCTGCTGGCCATCCTGTTCGGCTTCTCGCTGTCCGCGCTTGGCGACAAGGGCAAGCCGGTGCTGGATCTGGTCGAGCAGTTCTCCAAGGTGGTGTTCGGTATCGTCAATATTGTGATGAAGGCCGCCCCGATCGGCGCGTTCGGTGCCATGGCGTTCACCATCGGCAAGTACGGTATCGATGCGTTGATCCCGATGGCCAAGCTGATGGGCTCCTTCTACCTGACCTGCGCATTGTTCGTGTTGCTGGTGCTGGGCACCATCGCCAGGGCGACCGGGTTCAGCATCATCCGCTTCATCGCCTACATCAAGGAGGAGCTGCTGATCGTACTGGGCACCAGCTCGTCGGAAAGCGCGCTGCCGCGCCTGATGAGCAAGATGGAACGGCTCGGCTGCTCGCGTCCGGTGGTGGGCCTGGTGGTGCCGACCGGCTATTCGTTCAACCTCGATGGCACCAATATCTACATGACCATGGCGGCGCTGTTCATCGCCCAGGCCACCAACACCGATCTCACGCTGACGCAACAACTGACCATCCTGGCGGTGGCCATGCTGACCTCGAAAGGGGCTAGTGGCATCACCGGTGCTGGCTTCATTACGCTGGCGTCGACACTGGCGGTGGTGCCGAGTATCCCGGTTGCCGGTATGGCCTTGATCCTGGGGATCGACCGCTTCATGAGCGAGGCGCGCGCGCTGACCAACTTCATCGGCAATGCCGTTGCTACGGTGGTGGTATCGCGCTGGGAGAAGGAGCTCGATCACGCCAAGCTGCAGCGCGTGTTGTCGGGCCAGGCCGACGAAGAGCCGGTGATGCCGGCAATCGACCTCGGCCTGCCCGAGCTGGCGACATTGGCTGCCGCCAGCCGCTGA
- a CDS encoding cation:proton antiporter, producing the protein MHGALPATLILLAAAVLAVVACRQLKLPALLGYLIVGIVIGPNALALLPNSEDTSYLAEFGIVFLMFSIGLEFSLPKLKALRHSVFGLGAGQVLATIALTLPLAWFGHLPWAASVALGGALAMSSTAIVSTLLNERVELNTPHGQQIIGVLLFQDLAVVPLLILIPALANPAGGVIEALGWATFKAIIVLTILLYYGQKLMRPWFHMVAKQRSKELFIINLLLVTLGIAYLTSLAGLSLALGAFLAGMLISETEYRYQVEDDIRPFQDVLLGLFFVTVGMRLNFATLEQQWPLLLLFLVLLIPLKALLIFGLSRLMRSPSSVAWRTALSLAQAGEFGFVLIALAHGHQLLPPNLEQALLGAILLSMLVAPFLMQKRDALVRRFVASEWLNESLNLTQIAVQSMLARNHVILCGYGRSGQNLARLLEREEIHFFALDLDPERVREAAAAGDSVVFGDAGKREVLMAAGLSRAQAVVVTFSDTHMALRILSHVQALKPGLPVIVRTFDETDVDKLKEAGAVEVVAEVMEGSLMLASHVLMLLGTPLNRVLQHIRSVREERYDLFRGFFRGATDDSDDPSEQDQPRLHSVLITEEAASVGKSLGELRVAELVEIKAIKRRNIKGVEPSDEVVVNVGDVLVLLGRPARLAKAEARLLEG; encoded by the coding sequence ATGCACGGCGCCTTGCCTGCCACGCTCATCCTGCTTGCCGCCGCGGTACTGGCGGTTGTCGCCTGCCGCCAGCTGAAGCTGCCGGCCCTGCTCGGCTACCTGATCGTCGGCATCGTCATCGGCCCGAACGCGCTGGCCCTGCTGCCCAACAGCGAGGACACCTCCTACCTGGCCGAGTTCGGCATCGTGTTCCTGATGTTCAGCATCGGCCTGGAATTCAGCCTGCCCAAGCTCAAGGCGCTGCGCCATTCGGTGTTCGGCCTCGGTGCCGGCCAGGTGCTGGCGACCATCGCGCTGACGCTGCCGCTGGCCTGGTTCGGCCACCTGCCCTGGGCGGCCAGCGTGGCGCTGGGCGGGGCGTTGGCCATGTCGTCGACGGCGATCGTCAGCACCTTGCTCAACGAGCGCGTCGAGCTCAACACCCCGCACGGGCAACAGATCATCGGCGTGCTGTTGTTCCAGGACCTGGCCGTGGTGCCCTTGCTGATCCTGATCCCCGCGCTGGCGAACCCGGCCGGCGGTGTGATCGAGGCACTGGGCTGGGCGACGTTCAAGGCCATCATCGTGCTCACCATCCTGCTCTACTACGGGCAGAAGCTGATGCGGCCATGGTTCCACATGGTGGCCAAGCAGCGCTCGAAAGAGCTGTTCATCATCAACCTGCTGCTGGTGACGCTCGGCATCGCCTACCTGACCTCGCTCGCCGGCCTGTCGCTGGCGCTGGGCGCCTTCCTGGCCGGCATGCTGATCTCTGAGACCGAGTACCGCTACCAGGTCGAAGACGATATCCGCCCGTTTCAGGATGTACTGCTGGGCCTGTTCTTCGTCACCGTCGGCATGCGCCTCAACTTTGCCACGCTCGAGCAGCAATGGCCGCTGCTGCTGCTCTTCCTGGTGCTGCTGATCCCGCTCAAGGCCTTGCTGATCTTCGGCCTATCGCGGTTGATGCGCAGCCCGAGCTCGGTTGCCTGGCGTACTGCGTTGTCGCTCGCCCAAGCCGGGGAGTTCGGCTTCGTGCTGATCGCGCTGGCTCACGGGCACCAGCTGCTGCCCCCCAATCTGGAACAGGCGCTGCTCGGTGCCATCCTGCTGTCGATGCTGGTCGCGCCCTTCCTGATGCAGAAGCGCGACGCGCTGGTGCGACGCTTCGTCGCATCGGAATGGCTCAACGAGTCGCTCAACCTGACCCAGATCGCAGTGCAGTCGATGCTCGCGCGCAACCACGTGATCCTGTGCGGATACGGCCGCAGCGGCCAGAATCTGGCGCGCCTGCTGGAGCGCGAGGAAATCCATTTCTTCGCGCTGGATCTCGACCCGGAGCGGGTGCGCGAGGCCGCAGCGGCGGGCGACTCGGTGGTGTTCGGCGATGCCGGCAAGCGCGAAGTGCTGATGGCGGCCGGCCTATCGCGTGCGCAGGCGGTCGTCGTCACGTTCAGCGACACGCATATGGCGCTGCGGATCCTGAGCCACGTGCAGGCGCTGAAACCAGGCCTGCCGGTGATCGTGCGCACCTTCGACGAAACCGATGTCGACAAGCTCAAGGAAGCCGGCGCGGTCGAGGTGGTGGCCGAGGTGATGGAGGGCAGCCTGATGTTGGCCTCGCACGTACTGATGCTGCTCGGCACGCCGCTCAATCGCGTGCTGCAACACATCCGCAGCGTCCGCGAGGAGCGCTACGACCTGTTCCGCGGCTTCTTCCGCGGCGCGACGGATGACAGCGACGACCCGAGCGAACAGGATCAGCCGCGACTGCACAGCGTGCTGATCACCGAAGAGGCCGCCTCGGTCGGCAAATCGCTTGGCGAGCTGCGCGTTGCCGAGCTGGTCGAGATCAAGGCAATCAAGCGGCGCAATATCAAGGGCGTCGAGCCCAGCGACGAGGTCGTGGTCAACGTCGGCGACGTACTGGTGCTGCTGGGGCGCCCCGCCCGGCTGGCCAAGGCGGAAGCCCGCCTGCTCGAAGGCTGA
- a CDS encoding SIS domain-containing protein, with translation MTVTNSSSAAVLALAREVLQIEASAILGCADKLDDGFARAVDIVLACKGRVVVSGMGKSGHIGRKIAATLASTGTPSFFMHPGEAAHGDLGMIAPSDVVLALSNSGESEELIALLTPIKRRGVPLIAITGKRDSTLGRQADVVLDSGVDKEACTLNLAPTASTSAQLALGDALAIVLLDRRGFGADDFAMTHPGGSLGRRLLVHVRDIMHEGEALPAVSADTLLKDALFEMSRKGLGMTAIVDAERRVLGVFTDGDLRRVLNRDVDLKATPVGEVMSANPRRIGPEKLAAEAVQIMEANKIGGLLVCDPDGRLVGALNMQDLLRAGVV, from the coding sequence ATGACAGTAACCAACTCTTCTTCTGCGGCCGTGCTGGCGCTGGCGCGCGAAGTGCTGCAAATCGAGGCATCGGCCATCCTGGGCTGTGCCGACAAGCTTGACGATGGCTTTGCCCGCGCCGTCGATATCGTGCTGGCCTGCAAGGGGCGTGTCGTGGTGAGCGGTATGGGCAAGTCCGGCCATATCGGCCGCAAGATCGCCGCGACGCTCGCCAGTACCGGCACGCCGTCCTTCTTCATGCACCCCGGCGAAGCTGCCCACGGCGATCTGGGGATGATCGCCCCAAGCGATGTGGTGCTGGCGCTGTCCAACTCCGGCGAGAGTGAGGAGCTGATTGCGTTGCTGACGCCGATCAAGCGCCGTGGCGTGCCGCTGATCGCGATCACCGGCAAGCGTGATTCGACGCTGGGCCGGCAGGCCGACGTCGTGCTCGATTCGGGGGTGGACAAGGAAGCCTGCACGCTCAATCTCGCGCCGACGGCCAGTACCTCGGCCCAGTTGGCGCTGGGCGACGCGCTGGCCATCGTGCTGCTCGACCGCCGTGGCTTCGGCGCCGACGACTTCGCCATGACCCATCCCGGCGGTAGCCTGGGGCGGCGCCTGCTCGTCCATGTTCGCGACATCATGCACGAGGGCGAGGCCCTGCCTGCGGTGTCCGCCGACACGCTGCTCAAGGACGCATTGTTCGAAATGTCGCGCAAGGGCCTGGGAATGACGGCCATCGTGGATGCCGAACGGCGAGTGCTGGGGGTCTTTACCGACGGCGATCTGCGGCGCGTGCTCAACCGCGACGTCGACCTCAAGGCCACGCCGGTGGGTGAGGTCATGAGCGCCAATCCGCGGCGCATCGGGCCGGAGAAGCTGGCGGCCGAAGCGGTGCAGATCATGGAAGCCAATAAGATCGGCGGGCTGCTCGTATGCGACCCCGATGGCCGCCTGGTCGGCGCGCTCAATATGCAGGACCTGCTGCGGGCCGGCGTGGTATAA
- the kdsC gene encoding 3-deoxy-manno-octulosonate-8-phosphatase KdsC encodes MKGYFMQAVFERAQSVRVMIFDVDGVLTDGKLYLSDSGEEIKAFNTLDGHGLKMLKASGVELAIITGRRSRLVELRAKNLGIDHLYQGVEDKLTAFAELLAKLGLTAEQAAYMGDDVVDLPVMRRCAIAFTVPAAPASVKRYSHYVAVAGGGEGAAREVCELLMQAQGTFDQQMAKYLE; translated from the coding sequence ATCAAAGGATATTTCATGCAGGCAGTATTCGAGCGGGCGCAGTCGGTCCGCGTAATGATTTTTGACGTAGACGGCGTATTGACCGACGGCAAACTCTATCTGTCCGACAGTGGCGAAGAGATCAAGGCCTTCAATACCCTCGACGGCCACGGGCTGAAGATGCTCAAGGCCAGCGGTGTCGAGCTGGCCATCATCACCGGCCGGCGCTCGCGCCTGGTTGAGCTGCGCGCCAAAAATCTAGGTATCGATCACCTCTACCAGGGCGTCGAAGACAAGCTGACGGCATTCGCCGAACTGCTCGCCAAGCTAGGACTGACGGCCGAGCAGGCAGCCTATATGGGTGACGACGTCGTCGATCTGCCGGTGATGCGCCGCTGTGCCATCGCGTTCACCGTGCCGGCCGCGCCGGCGAGCGTCAAACGCTACTCCCATTATGTCGCGGTTGCCGGTGGCGGTGAGGGTGCCGCGCGCGAGGTGTGCGAGCTGTTGATGCAGGCGCAGGGCACGTTCGATCAGCAAATGGCAAAGTACCTGGAATGA
- the lptC gene encoding LPS export ABC transporter periplasmic protein LptC — MTLERGGLIAPIAVAAALAAGTYWLDRVSQLPGIEAQGAKAGVPDVTMQHFRATQTGINGVPQYIVTAQRAMHYQLGNYTDLFGVRMTDYTPNQPVMRVDAADVRVTQDDETFYFGGNVHMVRDADARSTPLNLVTTKLWSWPRKGMLKTDSAVEIWNDTMKVTAVGMELDRNTQIIKLKSRVRATYVKPQA, encoded by the coding sequence ATGACGCTGGAACGTGGCGGTCTGATCGCTCCCATCGCCGTGGCTGCCGCGCTGGCCGCCGGCACCTACTGGCTCGACCGGGTGAGCCAGCTCCCCGGCATCGAGGCGCAGGGCGCCAAGGCCGGGGTGCCCGACGTGACCATGCAGCACTTTCGCGCCACCCAGACCGGCATCAACGGCGTGCCGCAATACATCGTCACCGCGCAACGCGCAATGCATTACCAGTTGGGCAACTACACCGACCTGTTCGGCGTGCGCATGACGGATTACACCCCAAATCAGCCGGTGATGCGTGTCGATGCCGCCGACGTGCGCGTCACGCAGGATGACGAAACCTTCTATTTCGGCGGTAACGTGCACATGGTGCGAGATGCCGATGCCAGGTCGACGCCACTCAATCTGGTCACCACCAAGCTTTGGTCGTGGCCGCGCAAAGGTATGTTGAAGACCGACAGCGCCGTCGAGATATGGAATGACACCATGAAGGTGACTGCAGTCGGCATGGAGCTGGACCGCAACACCCAGATCATCAAACTGAAATCGAGAGTCAGGGCGACCTATGTCAAACCTCAAGCCTGA
- the lptA gene encoding lipopolysaccharide transport periplasmic protein LptA — protein MSNLKPEHFIAALLLAAPIAAQAESADRNKPIQVEADGFTGDEKNKTSTYTGNVVMTQGTMVLRADKAIIKQDAEGNYFATANGYPISYREKRDNSDEYLEAQAERLDYNGKLGQLQLFTKARLKRGTDEVRGDYIFYDQQNGDFKVGPGGDAKPAQGQQPGRVRMTIQPKPKEGAPASGKPAEAPATLKPSSSIVKPREE, from the coding sequence ATGTCAAACCTCAAGCCTGAACATTTCATCGCTGCGCTGTTGCTGGCCGCGCCGATTGCCGCGCAGGCGGAGAGCGCCGACCGCAACAAGCCCATCCAGGTCGAAGCCGATGGGTTTACCGGCGATGAAAAGAACAAGACCAGCACCTACACCGGCAACGTCGTGATGACCCAGGGCACGATGGTACTGCGTGCCGACAAGGCCATCATCAAGCAGGATGCCGAAGGCAACTACTTTGCCACAGCCAACGGGTATCCGATCAGCTACCGCGAGAAGCGCGACAACAGCGACGAATACCTCGAAGCCCAGGCCGAGCGGCTCGACTACAACGGCAAGCTCGGGCAGCTGCAGCTGTTCACCAAGGCGCGCCTGAAGCGCGGCACCGATGAAGTGCGCGGCGACTACATCTTCTACGATCAGCAAAATGGCGATTTCAAGGTCGGCCCTGGCGGCGACGCCAAGCCGGCCCAGGGGCAGCAGCCCGGCCGCGTGCGCATGACCATCCAGCCCAAGCCCAAGGAAGGCGCGCCCGCCAGCGGCAAGCCCGCCGAGGCGCCGGCCACGCTCAAGCCCTCGTCCAGCATTGTCAAGCCACGAGAGGAATGA